GCAGGTACCTCTCCAGTGTTTCGTTCGAGACAAAAAACTGAACTTTGTTCAGTAAAACCTACATTAAATGTTGATATAGTAAAAGCTTTTATTTCCAATCCAAATTTCCGTGAAAAGTAGCAGGTCATCCTTAGTGTCAATTTCAGTCAATGaatggaaaatttcatttgtatctAAGTTCTTTGGCCTGACCATAGCTTATATGAATCATTTTCCGTACGAATCCTTTTCCATAGCTTCACAGTCTGGTGAAATTCATTAACCCTTGGAGGGCCCAACCCTTCTCTGAACCAGTCTCAAATCCCCTGAGGTTTACCCTGGTTGGCTCAataatttttaggaaaaattagTTTCCCTGCTCTCACCTACTGGGTTTCTCACTGTAAGTGTCAGATACCAAACCAATAATACGCTAGGACtgaccaataattttttttttggaaaagatgCAGGAAGAACTACAGTAAGTcttaaataacatgaaatttcCACAGTAACAATTTTCGTTCAGTCTTAGGCCCAAATCCAAAACTTTTCATTGTAATATCTGAGTTGcagtaatataaaacaaaagatgaaGTCTTGGATCCATCTGAACAATTCTTCCTACCCCCAACGcgatgtatttataaaaataagccCCATTTCAAGATTAAACACCTACCTTTGTTACAGTGCTACATAGATTCTTTAAGATTATTTTCGCCAAGATTCGTAGATTACTTTGTTCAAGAACCCCAAGCCATAGAACACCTGAAAGACGAGAAACTAGGTCAATTGTGTCATGGAAATCTGAGGTCTCTTTTGTTTACAAGGTATGAAAATATTGACAGCATTAGCTATCACCAAGACTCGAGCATAATATGCAATAGCTTCTATCAGAGAGACActaattcttcttgcattttaatacatttttacctatttatctatttgtcaatttattccctcttttttaataagtgggatctcttctttctgcattttccctttacttcctcttacttcttcctaatgaacaccacattcttttttaagcttgactttcaagtcaatggcccctttggtgggcttgttccatatgaataggtttcatctactgaataataataataataataataataataataataataataataataataataataataacaataacaataacaataacaataacaataacaataacaataacaataacaataataataataataataataataataataataataataataataataataacagggtcTTTTTCATGACAAATCTGTAAGTGTTTTATCAAGGACATCCCCTAAAACTCCATCCAGCCTCAACAACATGACTGGTAATGTTTGAAGAGTTCTGTTAAATGTAACTCACTCAAAATTGGCCACCTTACCTCATCAGCTAGAGACACCAGAGTTCGATTCCACAGGGAAGAAACGTCTGTAGCTCCATTTTCTGAAGATCCACTGTATTCCTCTGGACACAAGCAGCCACTTGGGTACCCAGCTGATGGCAACTGCGGTGTGTAGCAATCAAGGTAGGACACAGCATGGGAGGAAGAAGACTTGTTGAGACCCACTGGGTTAATTTCCTCTGGAGACATTATCTCTGAAAGAAAAAGCTTATGGTAAAAAATAGATTATTACTGCATCTCTTAATAATACTTAGGCCTAATTATAACTTTGATACACGAAACTATCAACAATTTCCCAacaatttttacaaattaaagtaCAAAAAGCACTTCTAAAATTTCAggattccatatttattttttctttagaatttatgCATGACGTAATGCTTTACTTCATTGCCAAGTATAATtactggttactttagcaactATCGTCGAGACTATTCTGGGAGCTATTGGAAGTGATAACTCTCACACAAACTAATTGTTTCTAGTTTTGCTTAGTTTCTTTCGAGTTCCCTGTCCAGAACTTcaactgtattatttttaagtttctgcAAAACCCACCCTGAAACATTCTGAACTTCTGACTTCAACCCAACAGTTTGTTTTATTATACTTAAATAATACATTTCCCCAAAGAAGCCTCAccaagtttattaaaaaaactgtcaGTTGGTACCATCCCCAAATctggtggccagtaataaagtcagaggaaaaaagtcacagaaaaaaagtaaatttttgctaggaaaaaagtcacaagaaaaaagtcacattaatttatggtggccggtaatcatcgggttaggttaggttaaggttttgTAGCCACTTATTAAACACGGACAATATTAAGCTTGCTCAGTACCAGAATACCTaattaacttgaaattaacaAAAACGTTTCTATTTTCATACTTTACAAGCATTATTAGTTACTATACGAATactcaaaatacactaattttcatatttaaggtCAGATTAACGAGCtagcatttattctttattttctgatgTTTTAACATTGCCTGCTAATTATCCTCGCCTGATGATAACCAAGTAGCCATATTTACCAAATAGCCACATTCACTTACCTTTTCCTTATCATGGAAAGCACTTATGACGGTTAATATAACACATACTCACTTTTCCCAAAGATTACCATCTTTCACTCAATCTGGAAACTAAGACCTTGTCACAAGAACCAAATTAAAACGAAGCTGGACCATAAACTTGCTAGTTTTAGTCACACGTTCCATTCCAGGCGGACGATGTACGCGGTTATGCATTAAAGGGAAAAAGTGATATTCACCAACAAGTGTCACTGTTTTGCAGTGGCCGAGTCCCCCACAGGAATGATTAGCTATAAAGCAACATGATCTACAGCCTTATTTTTCTACTTATAAAAACTTAACAGCAATTCTTCAGTAACGAAGGGACTTACGAGAAAAACTGCAAGCACCTTagatattcataaacaataacatcaaatgaaaattatgtttttttttttagagattttctaTACGACTTCAGTTACTGACACAAATTCGTCCACCTCCTTCTGAGGACAACTGAAGACTGAACCCTTGCCTATCAGACTTGGCCGGAAAGGAGCAAGGAGTCTTGAGCAGTGAGAGAACACTCTTCGAGTAACTATGACGTCACCACAACAACACGACGGTGGTGACATCTGTTGGCAGCAGGAGTAACGTTTCGTGAAACTCAGATTTCTACTGAACCATAATATTATAAGAGAATGTAATAGAAttttaggatctttcctagatagtgaccccaaccCAAGGGTTTTACGGcgtatttagtacaagcccgttgaggattagcgtaaaaacataaaaaagactgtaatataaagataatgacccccaagaaatattagtcctagatgaGGACTccagaaaacccttgggggtcactatctaggaaagatctgtaGAATCTTAGCACCTATAAGCTAATGTTGTCGAATAAAAAAGGTTCTTAaattgtaaaaatggaaattatcgATGTGAAAACCTTTGATACAAGCCATTCGAAATTACctgatatttacaaatattcacattATACAACCTATACGACTCAGAGTGTCTAAGAGAACGGTTTAAGGTTGGCCGAAATAGCATCTTGAGCGCAACTGATAACTCGTTGATGCCCACATttcttcgagtttttttttatgtcaaaacaCTTCAGAGTACTTTGTGATATATAAAACAACGATTAAAAATATAATCCAagaaattacttcattttcgaCATAAAATTTCCGTTTTATGTCAATGTATCTTCAGTGGCGCCGCTTGGGGCGGGCCGGCGGTGCCCTCTCCCGCCCCccaagttgaaattccctttgtagctaaactttaacccttacagtatttgatacatttgcatatagtaagagttgaaaattaattgaaaatgagctctataatttcaaatacaggtttactaattactaatactttgattttccttcattcacatggatttATACACTCGAGaacagtatattttactaattacagaattggtacattagttttgtgtaatttcctttggccactcccaaaaaaaaaatatcttggccccactgATGGAACGCAAACTACGCCACTGTGTATTTTATTTAGTCAAAACTACCATAAAGTAAATGGGGGTTTAATTGTAAGCCAGTCTTAAATGTTCCTTCGATATCTGTTCTTCCATAATGAATAAGAGTGTAAATAACTTCATTCCTTGTTTAGAGAAATGTATGGCATTTGGGGAGTACCTCAGGGAATGAGCCGTGAACCTAAAGGGTGAATTAAActaaaaaatctaataattaaAGAACAGATATTCGGAGGGGAAAAAAATCAGCTGGGcccaattttaataattttatttcgttCTGAAAATAGAAAGCTAACAAAATACACATATGACTTCACTCTGGAGAATTAATCATACACAAATCACAAActcaaataaacaagcaaatcaCTGGATAGAAAATAACGTTATTGACATTATTCAGGTCAATACATTTATCTTCTTCTTGTGGTCTAATGACAGCGGAATGAAGTGGTAACtggaaaaatttcattatattttccatgtttttcttcttcttgaatgtTCCTGAAGAGAGATGTACACATATTACTGTTGGGAAGAAggaaaaacagtttaaaatgttgtcattatacatacatacatgcatgtatatatatatatatatatatatatatatatatatatatatatatatatatatatatatatatatatatatatatatataattattttaattattttcataaactacATTCAATTCCTTATGGCATCTCATTTCAATTCTTTTGTCTAAATGCAGACATAATTACagatacgtattattattattattattattattattattattattattattattattattattattattattattattattcaaaagataaactcatattcacatgggacaagcccacagggcccactgacttgaaattcaagcttccaaagaatattacagtcttagtttgaaagaaatgacagaaggcaataggaaatacagacagaagagatctgttagcagagaaaaaaaaaaagatacagaatgAAGAAATAGTCTAACTGGCAACTCTGTGATTGCAGCACACCTGTCAGATTGTGGCACCAAGTTACCTGTCCTTCAAAAGCTGCTGCAAGTGTTGGTCTCAAAAGTCCCTCCCACACGAAGTGAAAATTGATCTTTTGAAGTGATATGTTTGTTCCCTCCCACGCGAGGTGAAAATTGATCTTTTGAAgtgatatgtttgtttttttttttttctaatacaaatcttccttttcattattgtgaGACCAAATTTGAGTGGCAGGGCGGAGCTAAGGCAGATTAATACAGCGCTGACAGATTGCATTTGAAGAGAACGTTCCATGAGGCTCCTCTTACGTTCTGCTATCTCCTCAACCCCGTTTGTGCGACTCAGATGATGTATGCACACTCACGTCCGTGTTCACAACAAAAGGAAACCCCTGGCATGAGGCAGTAAGCATTGCTAATATTAAAGAAGGAAGGACAACTCCTTCTGAATAATCACGACACTGAATAAcattagtgtatgtatatatatatatatatatatacatatatatatatatatatatatatatatatatatatatatatatatatatatatatatatatatatatatatatatatatgtatatatatatatatatatatatatatatatatatatatatatatatatatatatatatatatatatatatatatatattgccctatCAGCGACCCAGCCCAACTAACTTCGATACCCAATTCACTGGCAACTGATCCGGcacgttcctctctctctaaagggGGAAAATACCATCCTTACTGGGTCTCCTTTACACACATTCACTGGAGAAAAAAGCAACTcagacaactaaaaatatataaataaataaataaataatatatctgtGTACACTCACCAGCCAATTCTTATTTCTTGGACGGACTCTTTGACGAACCGGACATTTTATCGAGGAGCTTTGCTCCGGGAATGTGCTTCAGGATATTGACCGGGATCGGAATGGTGATTCCCAAATCTGATGCCAGCTGCTTGGCCCACACTTGGCAGTTCATCTTCGTCAGGCTGTAGTCCGCCCCGTTGTGGGGGTTCTCCCTGGCGTACAGATTCACCCTCTTCGGAGACATCACTTTAGTACCGAGGTTAATCACCAGAGTGTTCAACCCAAGACCTACTTGTAAAACATGAAACGCATTAAGCAAATTCACCCCATTCTCAGGTTTTCCTCGGCCGCAGCGGGCGATGAGGAGGTTGTCGACGTCCGTGGCCTCGTAGTGCATGTCGTAGCCGTCCTCCCACTGGAAGTAGAGGGCCCAGTGGTAGCCGAGGATCGTTGCGACAGGCCTACGGTGCAGTTCCACCTTGCACTTTCTGGCGCGTTCGTCATTCTCTGGAGTCAAGTTgtgtctggaggaggaggaggaggaggaggaggaggaggaggaggaggaggaggaggaggaggaggaggaggaggaggccatcTTCTAATCTCTTCTGCTTCCTCGTTCACGCCGACGTATTGCAGAGAGCGCCCCCGATGTCAGAGACGCACTGGGTCCCTTAAACAGTGGGAGGAGTGCTTTTCTGCAGGGCGAGAATCCCTTTCTGTTTATCTATGTGCTGACTCGCGACATTGACTGATACTGGATGTTGAATCCCATACCGGGTGGGCGTGATGTCACCTCCTTCCTATTAGTGCTTGTTGGGTATATTTGGGAAATGATTCTGTAAATTCTGTGAATGACAGAtgtgaaattcaaccttccagaCCTTTGGAAGACCATACTTCAGAACTGTGGTCCTTTTGAATTCACCCAATTAGATTTGAATTCATTTAGCTGTTGCCTCTTCATTTATGaatgacaggaagagagagagagagagagagagagagagagagagagagagagagagaattcagggcAATTCATTTATGCAAAAGGTAAGCAGAAATAATACTTTCATCAATATGAATGACCACTGGAAAGATGGAGGTTTGAATAACAGGATTGCTACCTTTtacaagatacacacacacacacacacacacacacacacacacacacagagagagagagagagagagagagagagagagagagagagagagagagagagaattaggataactttaaaaatatccatattaattattaaaaatttcacacacacacacacatatatatatattaactttatcacatacacaattgctctgtgcattagtagaattactgaaaggacctcattcaaactgaacgGTAtctaccatccagtttgaatgtggtcctttcagtaatatatatatatatatatatatatatatatatatatatatatatatatatatatatatatatatatatatatatatatattcattaattaattaatatagataattttaaaattatctaattctctctctctctctctctctctctctctctctctctctctctctctctctctctctcttctctcactatCAGCGACCAAGCCCAACTAACTTTAATACCCGATTCACTGACAACGGATCCGGGCACGTACCCTCTCTCTAAAGGGGGAAAATACCATGTTTACTGGGTATCTTGTACAcacaagcactgaaaaaaaatacaactcagAGACaactagaaatatataaataaataaatgaataatgtaccTGTTTACACTCACCAGCCAATTCTTATTTCTTGGACGCAGTTGTTGAGGGCCCGAGGAGTTCGTCCAGGAGCTCCGCTCCGGGAATGTACTTCAGGATGTTGACCGTCATGGGAATGCTGATTCCCAAATCCGACGCCAGCTGCTCGGCCCACACCTGGCAGTTCATCTTCGTCAGGCTGTATTTCTTTCCGTTGTAGGGGTTCTCCCTGGCGCAGAGATTCACCCTCTTCGGAGAGATCACCTTCGTTCCGAGGTCTGTGACCAGGGCTGTTACCGCTAGGCCTACTGCTTGTAAAGGATCGACTGTCTGTTCGGGTTTCCCTCGGCCGCAGCGGGCGATGAGGAGCTTGTTGACGTCCGTTGCCTCGTAGTGCATGTCGTAGCCGTCCTCCCACCTGAAGTAGAGCGCCCAGTGGTAGCCGAGGATGCCTACGATAGGCCTACGATGCAGTTCCACCCTGCAGCGTCTGGCGCGCTCGTCGTTCTCGGAAGTCAAGTtgtgtttggaggaggaggaggaggccatcTTCTGAGCTCTGCTGCTAAGGGCGCGTTCACACTGACGTGGGGTAAAGGGAGGCGGGCCCTTGAGACTGTGTCTACTAAGAGCTCTTTCACACTGACGTAGGGTAAAGGGAGGCAGGCACTTGAGACTGGGTCTACTAAGGTCGCGTTCACACTGACGAAGGGTAAAGTATGCTTGAGGAATGGAGGAGGAAGTCGGCAAGCCCCTGAAACTAGGGCTACTAAGTTCTGTCTAATCTGGCCACGAGAGAGTGAGAGCGTTGCTATATAAATCATCAAACTCACAGCACCTCTTGTTTACAATTGCACTGACGTAGTCGCGTTGCCAGCTAGTCACAGAGCGTTAGCTCCTGACatatttttctaaaccttccgCAGATATTTTCGTCGAAACGCTCTCACTCAGATGCATAATCCCTACGTAACCTGGCAGCAATTTGATTACTCTTTTGTTTTATGGAAAGAACGAAGAAACTCGTgcagttttgtaaaatataaaacattgtcgGAAAACCGCAGGAAAAGGTGGAGTGTGGGTGTACGAAAACGTTTTGAAGGCCCAGAGGAAGTTGCCAGCTATGCATCGAGGAATGTTTATACTCGTATAGATACTGAAATGCAGTAGTTCAACAGGGCCTGACAGCTAAATTTTGCGTAATTTTTCGGTCTAGTGCGTCACAGACCATACGTATACGAATCTGACTGCATCACTTAAAATACATACAAAGTCAAGATTGCATCACTTAAAGGAGATATGTCAGGAATGCATTACGGAAAGTAATTACAAGATTGCCTCACTTTGCATAGATATAAGTGAAGATTGCGTCACTTAAAGTAGATATAAGTAAAGATTGCATCGCTTAGCATAGATATAAGTGAAGATTGCATCACTTAAAGTAGATATAAGTAAAGATTGCAACGCTTAGCATAGATATAAGTGAAGATTGCATCACCGAAGGTAGATATAAGTAAAGATTGCATCACTTTGCATAGATACTTAAAGTAGATATAAGTAAAGATTGCCTCACTTTGCATAGATATAAGTCAGGATTGCATCACGTAAAGTAGATACAAGTCAAGATTGCATCACTTAGCATAGATATAAGTCAGGCTTGCATCACTTAAAGTTAGATATAAGTAAAGACTGCATCGCTTAGCATAGATATAAGTCAGGCTTGCATCACCTAAAGTAGATATAAGTAAAGATTGCCTCACTTTGCAAAGATATAAGTGAAGATTGCATCACCGAAGGTAGATATAAGTAAAGATTGCCTCACTTTGCATAGATATAAGGGAAGATTGCATCACCTAAAGTAGATATAAGTAAAGACTGCATCACTTAGCATAGATATAAGTGAAGATTGCATCACTTAAAGTAGACATAGGTCAGCCAGTGTCATGGTGACGAATGAAACGGCATCAGCGGATTGCATTAAATATAAAGTCTTGGGGAAGGGTATCTGGGTTTCTGCTTGcctgttctgtgtgtgtgtgtgtgtgtgtgcgtgtgtgtgtgtgtgtgtgtgtgtgtgagtgtctcgCTTCTATTCTTGAGGTacagttttgctctctctctctctctctctctctctctctctctctctctctctctctctctctctcttccacaggtACTGTTTTAAtcaatctctctttctatctttctcttttccaCAGGCACTGTTTTAATTAatctcgctttctctctttctcttttccacaGGTACTGTTTTAATcaatctccctttctctctctttttcacaggTACTCTTTTAATTAATCTCGCTTTCTCTTTTTCGCTTTTCCCCAGGGACTGTTTTaatgactctctctttctctctctctctctctctttctcttccacaaGTACTGTTtaaatcaatctctctttctctctcttttccacaggCACTGTTTTAATTAAcctcgctttctctctttctcctttccacAGATACtttttaatgattctctctctttctttctctctcttccacaggtACTGTTTtaatcaatctctctttctctctcttttacagaggCACTGTTTTAATTAATctcgctttttctctttctcctttccacAGGGACTGTTTTAAtgactccttctctctctctctctctctctctctctttccacaggTACTGttttaatcaatctctctctctctctctctctctctctctctctctctcttccacaggtACTGTTTtaatcaatctctctttctctctcttttccacgagtactgttttaattaatctctctctctctctctctctctctctctctctctctctctctcttcacaggtACTGTTTtaatcaatctctctttctctctctctcttccacaggtTTTTAACcaatctctctttatctctctcttccacagCCACTGTCTtaatcaatttctctttctctctcttttccacgcGTACTGtttaaattaatctctctctctctctctctctctctctctctctctctcttttcacaggTACTGTTTTAATcaatctctctttatctctcttttccACACGTACTGttttaatcaatctctctctctctctctctctctctctctctcttccacaggtACTGTTTtaatcaatctctctttctctctcttttccacacgTACTGttttaatcaatctctctctctctctctctctctctctctctcttccacaggtactgttttaattaatctctctttctctctctctctctctctctctctctctctctctctctctctctctctctctcttcccacaggTACTGCTTtaatcaatctctctttctctctctctctctctctctctctctctctctctctctctctctctctctctctctttctctctctctctctctctctctctctcttccacagccACTGTTTtaatcaatctctctttctctctcttttccacacgTACTGttttaatcaatctctctctctctctctctctctctctctcttccacaggtactgttttaattaatctctctttctctctctctctctctctctctctctctctctctctctctctctctctctctcttccacaggtACTGCTTtaatcaatctctctttctctctctctctctctctctctctctctctctctctctctctctctct
This window of the Macrobrachium rosenbergii isolate ZJJX-2024 chromosome 47, ASM4041242v1, whole genome shotgun sequence genome carries:
- the LOC136830608 gene encoding uncharacterized protein — translated: MASSSSSSSSSSSSSSSSSSSSSSSRHNLTPENDERARKCKVELHRRPVATILGYHWALYFQWEDGYDMHYEATDVDNLLIARCGRGKPENGVNLLNAFHVLQVGLGLNTLVINLGTKVMSPKRVNLYARENPHNGADYSLTKMNCQVWAKQLASDLGITIPIPVNILKHIPGAKLLDKMSGSSKSPSKK
- the LOC136830609 gene encoding uncharacterized protein yields the protein MASSSSSKHNLTSENDERARRCRVELHRRPIVGILGYHWALYFRWEDGYDMHYEATDVNKLLIARCGRGKPEQTVDPLQAVGLAVTALVTDLGTKVISPKRVNLCARENPYNGKKYSLTKMNCQVWAEQLASDLGISIPMTVNILKYIPGAELLDELLGPSTTASKK